The region ATTTAGAACAAGAGATTTTTCAACAACAAGTAAAAGTAAGTGCTACGTACTTGAACCTATTAGCCTCTCAGCGTATTAAATATGTGCAACAAAAGAATTTGGAGCGCGCGAGAGTATTCCACGAAGTTACAGCTGCTAAGGCAAAGAGTGGCTTATTACCACAAGTAGATGAGCGATTAGCAATGGCTGAAGTAGCTAATGCAGAAGCATTACACATCAAATCGTATGATAAAGAGATAGAGTTTAATAAACACTTAGCAGTGTTATTAGATGAGCAAACGAAGCTTTATACGTTAGATGATGTATTCGTATTAGACAAGCCTATGCTATTAGAAGAGCCTACTAAATCAAGAGATCAACACCCTGTACTATTATGGCAAGAGAGCAAAATAGAGCAAAGTGAGTCTATGGAACGCTTAGTGACTAAAGGTAGTCTACCTACGCTGAATGCCTTCGGAGTACTACAAGGTAGAGGATCTGGGTTTGATTATAACTACGTGCAGGATAACAGTGCTTACTCTACAGCTTATGGTAAGGGGGTAGGTATCGATAGAGGGAACTACTTAGTAGGGCTTCAATTGACTTGGAATATATCTAATTATTTTAGAACAACATATAAGCGTAAACAACAAGAATACATCACAAAGAGCTATGCGTATGAATTCGATCAAATGGATAAAGAATTGGCTAACCAAATCACTTTAACCAAAGAGAAGTATACTAACGCAGAAGCGGTGTGGACACAAAGCAAGATACAGTTAGAGGCTGCAGATGT is a window of Myroides oncorhynchi DNA encoding:
- a CDS encoding TolC family protein; translated protein: MKINRIALFVLLGATSMSYGQKLTLDAALKQAIERYDLIKVKEARLRASEENTTNQKGNYFPDLTFGAQQSFGTINAQNGPMYAYGGLGSAATSMPLAEQSWNAAFGSLYFANVNWNIFSFGKTKESITMAKAQQSVNLKDLEQEIFQQQVKVSATYLNLLASQRIKYVQQKNLERARVFHEVTAAKAKSGLLPQVDERLAMAEVANAEALHIKSYDKEIEFNKHLAVLLDEQTKLYTLDDVFVLDKPMLLEEPTKSRDQHPVLLWQESKIEQSESMERLVTKGSLPTLNAFGVLQGRGSGFDYNYVQDNSAYSTAYGKGVGIDRGNYLVGLQLTWNISNYFRTTYKRKQQEYITKSYAYEFDQMDKELANQITLTKEKYTNAEAVWTQSKIQLEAADVAFKQQKALYDNGLSNLVDFTQALYTLQRAEIDYEIAQNNVWQSLLLQASAYGDIQYLLNAIPLK